The stretch of DNA TTTAACCGCAAAAAGAATAAATCCAGCTATTTCGGTTcagcaacattttcattttgccatGTTAATTCAAAACCCTCCAATAATCTGCCAATATGATTTTCAATTCTACAAGCTGGTGTGAAGCAAAGAGAAGCACAGGGCCAGAGCAGAGAGTCCTTTGTGTAAGTCTCGTTACCCTgatacagagaacacacacatattctctcCAAGCAGTCCTGATCCTTATAATCAGTCACTCGGTTGTgaggtttaatttttaaatggtgTGCGCATTCTAATTGCATTCCTTTTGTCTTTCACACAAAAGGccatgaacaaaaataaattggcaTTCATTTCACAAGGTTACCCTACTTCACAACTTCACCCAAGTCAGCTCATACTTCATACAATTTATCCATTAATATAACTGGATATTTTCTGAGGAAGTTTCTTAAGTTCTGTGATAAAGAGCTGCCAGGGGACTCGTATTGATACCCTGGGTTTAGTCTGTTTTGACCTTCCCCAGTGGCCACAGAGCAGTACTGAATGTTGCAGTCCCATACAGCAGCATGTGGATGTTCTGAGCTGGATTGTCCCTGTATTTTCAGTCCTTCctgaaaaatatgtataaaaatcaAGTAAAAATAAACTGAGAAGAATTTGCGATTTGCTAAAAATGCTATTTGGTCAGCAGATTGATTTGACAACAATCATGGTAAATCAAATCCATTTCAGTATACAGTGTAGTCTGTGAAAGACGTTTGCATTCATCATGTCTCttcactctctgtgtctcaaCCTGTACAGCGATTAAAGTACAAGTTCTGGAGAGTCTGACGTCACTACCAGAGCCCAGGACCAGAGGAGACTTCCTAAGATGTGAGTCACGTTAGACGTTACTCAGTAGCCGGTAGCTCCATAAGGGGACGTGCAATTGCTGATGGGAGAGTTCAGATTGATCATTATCTACGACCTGCACTGGTTGTTTGGGCGGCCATGGACTGCACTCTAAAGCCACTGAAAgttcttcctctgactccactctgtgtgaGCTTAGGATGAATGTGTCTGCAGTTGCAAGGGCATTGGATATGTACCGCACTTTTGGCaccaaatgtatatttaaaaaaatgtctatgCTAACTATATTCATGATGTGAGCTTCAAACACACATGAACGCACTTCACATGCTCTGAGCATACTGGAaccctctgtccttctctccgcAAATTAGGGTAACAGCAGAagaacatcctgatacacaaattagaaatattaattttcatAAAAGTTTATTGACACAAAGCATGACACAGagcctatttttctttttttttgagaaatgaGGATAAAATAGAGGCCTAGAACATGACTTTAGAAGCCTTTTCTGTGTGAATTAAATTGTGGTTAtatttgttgtctgtttctatAGCGTCTGCCACATTCAGAGCAGAATTTCAGAATATCAGATCTGGggagacaggaagtgggtgTGGTCACCCTGGTGAGTGATGTTATTGTTCTTATTCTGTTGTTGTTTAAGTTAccatttgcttgacaagtgatgCTCtttttccattggcaaatcctgaaatAAGTCAAAATGGTTTAACCtcattgacaatatttttgtcttatttagcaaaaagtaaaatgaataaGATTTAAACGTAAGTATAAAAATACTTATTGAGATTGGTTtcagtttttgcagtgtgctaTACTCATGTTTACATCTTTATGTGTTACCTCCCTGACATAAGGGCCCGTTTCAGGCTGCCAGGGGACTCATATTGATACCCTGGGTTTAGTCTGTTCTGACCTTCCCCAGTGGCCACTGAGCAGTACTGAATGTTGCAGTCCCACACAGCAGCATGTGGATGTTCTGAGCTGGATTGTCCCTGTATTTTCAGTCCTTCctgaaaaatatgtataaaaatcaAGTAAAAATAAACTGAGAAGAATTTGCGATTTGCTAAAAATGCTATTTGGTCAGCAGATTGATTTGACAACAATCATGGTAAATCAAATCCATTTCAGTATACAGTGTAGTCTGTGAAAGACGTTTGCATTCATCATGTCTCttcactctctgtgtctcaaCCTGTACAACGATTAAAGTGCAAGTTCTGGAGAGTCTGACGTCACTACCAGAGCCCAGGACCAGAGGAGACTTCCTAAGATGTGAGTCACGTTAGACGTTACTCAGTAGCCGGTAGCTCCATAAGGGGACGTGCAATTGCTGATGGGAGAGTTCAGATTGATCATTATCTACGACCTGCACTGGTTGTTTGGGCGACCATGGACTGCACTCTAAAGCCACATGTGAAacgtcttcctctgactccactctgtgtgaGCTTAGGATGAATGTGTCTGCAGTTGCAAGGGCATTGGATATGTACCGCACTTTTGGCaccaaatgtatatttaaaaaaatgtctatgCTAACTATATTCATGATGTGAGCTTCAAACACACATGAACGCACTTCACATGCTCTGAGCATACTGGAAccctctgctcttctctctgcagatgcCTGTGAGCTCACACTGGACCTCGACACAGCACACGTGAAGCTGCTTCTCTCGGCAGGGAACAGGGAGGTGACGTGTGTGAAAGAAAGGCAAAACTACCCAAATAACTCTGAGAGATTTGAACGCAAGCGTCAGATTCTCAGCAGGGAGGCTCTATCAGGCagacgctgttactgggaggtcGAGGTGAGGGGGAATAAGGTGGAAATAGCGGTCGCATACAAAGGGATAAAGCGGAAAGGTGGGAACCGAGCCAGTTCATTCGGAGGGAATGACAAGTCCTGGAGTTTGGATGCCATAAATGGAGTTTACTCCTTTTGCCACAATGATGATAGGACCCAATTGCTTGCCCCATACTGTTCCAAAgtaggagtgtacctggatcacctGGCTGGAACGCTGTCATTTTATAGTGTCTCTGGCAACATGAGCCTGCTACATTGCGTGTCGGCTGTGTTCACTGAACCTGTATACGCTGGGTTTTGGATTGGGGACCAGTGTGCTGTGAAACTCCTGGACCTTACTTGGCACCCTGGTGTACCGCACCGACCCGTATGGTCAAAGTGAGATCAAAGAATCTGCTTTTTTCAAATGCCTCTTAATGAAATCCGGTGCTGCCACTGTCAGATGGCTCATTCCCCTAAATCACTGGTTTTTATAGCAGAGAGTTGTTGTAAATATGAGAAAAGAAACAGGTAGCTTCATGAAAAACCTCATGAAATGAAATCTGAAGTGCCCTCATTTGACCAATAATTAGTGTGattgcaaatcaatattttttttaactgcttaatttttttaaactgctttGCTTTAATTACTCACTCAATTTTGGGACTACATGcatatattcaatatattacatatatcaTGTATTTATGCAAATTAGCTGTGTGCTCAAAGAAACGTGATGTCATAATAGCCTCATAATGCTTCTGAGCAGAATTCATATATACTCATTACTTTAGCCagcaatatttaaatatttaaacaccattGCATTAGCAGTAGCAACCGATTTGACGCAATCACACTCTCtttatgaaatgcacattgctAGTTTATACTTAAATCATTCATTCTGAGCATTAATATAATGTGTACTTTGTACAGTAGATATGAAATCACGATGAGTGGATAATAAAagattaataaatgtattttactttcataaaaatattttaaaatgtgaaaagagGCAGGTCATCGCAATGCACTGTAATTCACACAGAAAAGGCTTCTAAAGTCATGTTCTAGGCCTCTATTTTATCCtcatttctcaaaaaaataaaaaatgaaaaataggcTCTGTGTCATGCTTTGTGTCAATAAACTTttaggaaaatacatatttctaatTTGTGTAACAGGATGTTCTTCTGCTGTTACCCTAATTCCAGACGAGTATGGAAATGTGGTGACCCTGACAACTTTATATATTTGtccattaaattattttgaggAGAAAGATGATTGAAGATGGTGGTATTTCTGAAGGTACTTAGACATGCAGCTATAATTGGTAGAAATGCAAGGCAGCGAAAAACAGAttaggaggaagaggagaaaccAATAATGGAGGATTTTAGAGGGTTGATAATGTCGTTCATCCCTGTAAAGCATGAACATACTATTTACAGTCTATGAGCTGATTTCCACCAAGTTGTACTATAACAATCCACAAGATGGCGATGcacaaaaattatttttcatttcatatggAGGGCTGGAGTGTAAAAACAAGTGTCTTATTTATCATGGCTTACGTCAATctatttttcattgtttcactttatatatatataaacacctTATTATAATAAACCTTTTCTCTTGAATGTGTTTGTCGCCTCTGTCAGTAATATTGTTTACAGCTACTGTGGTTCAGTTCTGTTTCTTTAAAGAAAGAATATCGGGTCTGCAGAAGATTTACTTTACACTTACTCAGCTAGCCATTATGGGATTGAAGATAACAAGCAATGTTGAATAGAACAGAATACGTAATTTTAtataacatgtaaaataaaataataatgtgggTAAAAATATGTTGACCCTTCAGTCGCAAGGTCACTCCAGTGCCAAGACTGGTCAGCAAGGCACATCGAGGTGTTTAGGTAGAGTGTGATGGGTCCACGCCCTACTTACAGAACCAGGAAACTTACCGCAACACTGAGGCTATGCAAGCTAATAGTGTAGCAAATAAAGGAAGTTCATGGGCTCTGATATAGTGGATCACGTTACCCTGTTAATCATGTATAGAATATGGTATGTGCAAAATGCAGGACATGCTGTAAGCTT from Conger conger chromosome 14, fConCon1.1, whole genome shotgun sequence encodes:
- the LOC133109324 gene encoding tripartite motif-containing protein 16-like protein, producing MESAGNLQEMVCTLHKEPLKVYCRTDQQCVCFLYAMDEHKHHDTVSAVAECIERQKSLSAEREKFLKWIQEKETKLQDVRQGENLLMQTAQKAVADNERLFADIIQAIERQRSKVKELILSEQKAAEAHSTDLKRRLQEEITQLRRREAELLKLAQTDDHIRFLQGWRSLTAPHCAVAHVTADPQLSFVSVIKAVTELRDQLMTFCQGQCEKMSEKAIKVQVLESLTSLPEPRTRGDFLRSSATFRAEFQNIRSGETGSGCGHPVQVLESLTSLPEPRTRGDFLRYACELTLDLDTAHVKLLLSAGNREVTCVKERQNYPNNSERFERKRQILSREALSGRRCYWEVEVRGNKVEIAVAYKGIKRKGGNRASSFGGNDKSWSLDAINGVYSFCHNDDRTQLLAPYCSKVGVYLDHLAGTLSFYSVSGNMSLLHCVSAVFTEPVYAGFWIGDQCAVKLLDLTWHPGVPHRPVWSK